A single region of the Drosophila miranda strain MSH22 chromosome 2, D.miranda_PacBio2.1, whole genome shotgun sequence genome encodes:
- the LOC108155935 gene encoding UDP-glucuronosyltransferase — MRTPCCLLALGLGLFLLLSVRAADERVQSSKILAVFPFTGRSQYIFAEQYLKELARRGHNVTVINTFDSDKSEPNFRVIGATKIHELMAAFAAAGFSQPAGQWKMLSMTTEFLNMLTANVLEDAAVKALLQSRETFDLLIMETVQNEALFGLGQHFGALTIGISSYGTDRHIDELMGNISPLSYNPMLLSSRTEQMTYEERLWNVWEAAVVWLHKRLVHLPSQRQLYGKYFPQAQQSLEQVMDSFSLMLLGQHFSLSYPRPYLPNMIEVGGLHLEQQRKVQPLPADIAEFVEQSPHGVIYFSMGSNIKSADLPPSTRKVLMETLGALPQRVLWKFEADQLEDKPENVFISKWFPQPDILAHPNVKLFITHGGLLSTIESIFFGKPVLGLPVFYDQHLNVQRAKQAGYGLAADLWGSNSTELQSLIHELLDNPSYAEAAQIKSKLYRDQKETALERAVWWTEYVLRHEGAAHLRCASRQLNFVQLHGLDTWGVLGAVAVLSLLVVVFVLKHLIEALCYVISKRRRGSENKLKEQ, encoded by the exons ATGAGAACGCCCTGCTGTTTGCTGGCCCTGGGCCTGGGGCTGTTTCTGCTGCTCAGTGTGAGGGCGGCTGATGAGAGGGTTCAAAGCTCAAAGATTTTGGCCGTATTTCCATTTACTGGCCGATCCCAGTACATATTCGCCGAGCAGTATCTCAAGGAGCTGGCGCGACGAGGTCATAATGTGACAGTAATCAACACTTTTGACAGCGATAAAAGCGAGCCCAACTTTCGTGTGATTGGTGCCACAAAGATACACGAACTGATGGCAG cctttgctgctgctggtttcaGCCAACCGGCTGGGCAGTGGAAAATGCTGTCCATGACCACGGAATTCCTCAATATGCTCACCGCCAATGTCCTGGAGGATGCGGCTGTCAAGGCCCTGCTGCAGAGCCGAGAGACCTTTGATCTGCTGATCATGGAGACGGTGCAGAACGAGGCTCTGTTTGGTTTGGGTCAGCACTTCGGTGCCCTCACCATTGGCATCTCATCGTACGGCACCGATCGACACATCGATGAGCTGATGGGCAATATATCGCCTCTGTCCTACAATCCCATGCTGCTGTCATCGCGCACCGAGCAGATGACCTACGAGGAGCGGCTATGGAATGTGTGGGAGGCTGCTGTCGTGTGGCTGCACAAGCGATTGGTTCATCTGCCCAGTCAGAGGCAGCTGTACGGGAAGTACTTCCCCCAGGCCCAGCAGTCGTTGGAGCAGGTCATGGACAGCTTCTCGCTGATGCTGCTGGGCCAACACTTCAGCTTGAGCTATCCCCGACCCTATCTGCCCAACATGATCGAGGTGGGAGGTCTCCACCTCGAACAGCAGCGAAAGGTGCAGCCCCTGCCCGCTGACATTGCCGAATTTGTGGAGCAGTCCCCCCACGGCGTCATCTACTTCTCCATGGGATCGAACATCAAGAGTGCCGACCTGCCGCCCTCGACACGCAAGGTCCTGATGGAGACCCTGGGCGCCCTGCCGCAGCGAGTGCTGTGGAAATTCGAGGCGGATCAACTGGAGGACAAGCCGGAGAATGTGTTCATCAGCAAGTGGTTCCCCCAGCCGGATATTCTGGCCCATCCCAATGTGAAGCTGTTCATCACCCACGGGGGCCTGCTCAGCACCATCGAGAGCATCTTCTTCGGCAAGCCCGTACTGGGTCTGCCCGTGTTCTACGACCAGCATCTGAATGTGCAGCGGGCCAAGCAGGCGGGCTACGGCCTGGCTGCCGATCTCTGGGGCAGCAACAGCACGGAGCTGCAGTCTCTGATCCACGAGCTGCTCGACAATCCCTCGTACGCGGAGGCGGCGCAGATCAAGTCCAAGCTGTATCGCGATCAGAAGGAGACTGCCTTGGAGCGTGCCGTCTGGTGGACGGAGTACGTGCTGCGTCACGAGGGCGCCGCACACTTGAGATGCGCCTCACGGCAGTTGAACTTTGTCCAGCTCCACGGCTTGGATACATGGGGTGTGCTTGGGGCTGTCGCTGTTCTATCACTGCTCGTCGTTGTGTTTGTGCTTAAGCATTTAATAGAAGCTTTGTGTTATGTCATCTCCAAGCGTCGTCGTGGGTCAGAGAACAAATTAAAGGAACAGTAG
- the LOC108155941 gene encoding UDP-glucuronosyltransferase — MFIQWRWHLATLLWLVVRTEADQILVINPFEMHSQCLLMTPYIEALARRGHQLTVIHAYELCKPIENVRFIRIMDDHEANTDIAEFLYSSTVSKWREAVSIRNYMIKASLNILQNVEVQALLRSNATFDMVVVEPGFTDVMFAFSTHFNASLVGLATCGADWNLNNLMGHDSSPLLEPMLPLGLKAVDSLWSRIYNFYYISEEWLLMQLVFLPKQRQLHDHFFGYLDQSFSEIRQNFALILLNQHFSLFAARPSVPGMIEVAGMHVPLEDPPLTADLQLFIDEAPHGVIYFSLGFDMQTKDLPRETVQMLMDTFEAMPQRVIWKFESKPSTKISGNIYMGGLLPQQAILAHPNVKLFICQGGMLSIIEAAYYAKPVLGFPLFYDQFRNIDRLVVEGVAHILDINALDREELAETVQRMIKQPKYQQRALFVSKRFRDQPMPPLETAIYWTEYVLRYKGARHMRVSTSHIKLIDYYCLDKLLMIFLRLSFVVGVIFVALSKWTHVLDWLTKMALRLQGIQRAT, encoded by the exons ATGTTCATTCAGTGGCGATGGCATCTAGCGACCCTGTTGTGGCTGGTGGTTCGGACAGAGGCCGACCAGATTCTTGTGATCAATCCCTTTGAAATGCACTCGCAGTGTCTACTGATGACACCATATATAGAGGCACTggcacgtcggggtcaccaattaACAGTGATTCATGCCTACGAACTGTGCAAGCCGATAGAAAATGTGCGCTTTATACGCATCATGGATGACCATGAGGCCAATACGG ACATTGCGGAATTCCTATATAGCTCAACCGTTAGCAAATGGCGTGAGGCGGTGTCTATAAGGAACTACATGATCAAGGCCTCCCTGAATATACTCCAGAATGTGGAGGTGCAGGCTCTACTCCGCTCGAATGCCACATTTGATATGGTTGTAGTGGAGCCCGGATTTACCGATGTCATGTTTGCTTTTTCCACACATTTTAATGCATCTCTGGTGGGTCTGGCCACATGCGGTGCTGATTGGAATTTGAATAACCTGATGGGTCATGACTCGTCGCCGCTGCTCGAGCCAATGCTGCCGCTGGGTCTGAAGGCCGTGGACAGCCTTTGGAGTCGCATCTACAACTTTTACTACATCTCCGAGGAGTGGCTCCTGATGCAGTTGGTATTCCTgccgaagcagcggcagctgcACGATCATTTCTTTGGCTATCTCGACCAGAGCTTCAGCGAGATCAGGCAAAACTTTGCTTTGATATTGCTGAACCAGCATTTCAGTCTGTTTGCGGCCCGTCCGAGTGTCCCAGGCATGATCGAGGTGGCTGGTATGCATGTCCCCCTGGAGGATCCCCCACTCACAGCCGATTTGCAGCTGTTCATCGATGAGGCGCCGCATGGTGTGATCTATTTTTCCCTCGGCTTTGATATGCAGACCAAGGATCTACCACGGGAGACTGTACAAATGCTAATGGACACCTTTGAGGCAATGCCACAGCGCGTGATTTGGAAGTTTGAAAGTAAGCCATCAACCAAGATCAGCGGCAATATCTATATGGGCGGACTGCTGCCGCAGCAGGCGATACTGGCCCATCCGAATGTCAAGCTCTTCATCTGCCAGGGCGGCATGTTGAGCATCATCGAGGCCGCGTACTATGCCAAGCCTGTGCTGGGTTTCCCTCTCTTTTACGATCAATTCCGCAACATAGATCGGCTGGTCGTGGAGGGTGTGGCCCATATTCTGGACATCAATGCGTTAGACAGAGAAGAGCTAGCCGAAACCGTTCAGCGGATGATCAAGCAACCGAAGTATCAGCAAAGAGCTTTGTTTGTATCAAAAAGGTTTCGGGATCAGCCGATGCCTCCTCTGGAGACGGCCATCTACTGGACGGAGTATGTCCTGCGCTACAAAGGAGCCCGTCACATGCGCGTCTCCACCTCCCACATAAAGCTCATAGACTACTACTGTCTGGACAAGCTCCTGATGATCTTTCTGCGTCTCTCATTTGTGGTGGGTGTTATCTTTGTGGCGCTTTCCAAGTGGACACACGTCCTTGATTGGTTGACGAAAATGGCACTTCGTTTGCAAGGCATCCAGCGGGCTACGTAG
- the LOC108155938 gene encoding UDP-glucuronosyltransferase 1-9, producing MVRRMCFAGLLVVALLGQQTAQTANILAVFAYTFGSSYVLVRPYLQNLVQRGHQLTVISAPVSYMGDIEGVQHIRVESLKKLSEDLEEYDYETEMTSKWAEASFVADYFYNCSKLILDDPGVRSLLQNASAQFSMVILEAAHTDALYGFAKHYNASLVGISAFGGAWNIDFLAGNSAPSVYEPMSALGFSRGLSLVEKMKNLIFISEERLVERFIYLPGQIELYKRYFSFEASSLHEIRKKFSLILLNQHFSLGRVRSNVPNLVEVGGMHLSQKPEPLSAELQGFLDEAVHGAIYFSMNSDMLDKWLPPNMQKTMLKAFARLKQRVVWRTTLQTPNESNNLYVRPWHPQREILNHPNVKLYITQGGLLSIIEASYYAVPTLCIPIYYDQFKNADRLERLGMAKTLDIYALDLEEVVETIHELLNNDSYAKNAKELSIRFNDQPMTPMETAIWWTEYVLRHKGADHMRIVEQDMSLMQYYSVDIFSVLFGRIGLTALIVIFLGYTVVTIALRTTQYHLRLSIPVVT from the exons ATGGTGAGGCGCATGTGCTTTGCTGGTCTGCTGGTCGTGGCTCTACTTGGCCAGCAGACCGCCCAGACTGCCAACATTTTGGCGGTATTTGCGTATACGTTTGGTTCCTCTTATGTGCTAGTCAGACCCTATCTACAGAACCTCGTTCAGCGGGGACACCAACTGACTGTGATATCGGCGCCAGTCTCGTACATGGGCGACATCGAAGGGGTTCAGCATATACGCGTGGAGAGCCTGAAAAAGCTGAGTGAAG ACCTCGAGGAGTACGACTATGAGACGGAAATGACCAGCAAATGGGCAGAGGCTTCGTTCGTCGCTGATTACTTCTACAACTGCTCGAAGCTGATTCTCGACGATCCTGGCGTGCGCTCCCTGCTCCAGAATGCCAGTGCCCAGTTCTCGATGGTTATCCTGGAGGCAGCCCATACAGACGCCCTTTATGGCTTTGCCAAGCACTACAATGCCTCTCTGGTGGGCATTTCAGCCTTTGGTGGGGCCTGGAACATCGACTTCCTTGCCGGCAACTCGGCGCCGAGTGTCTACGAGCCCATGTCCGCTCTGGGCTTCTCCCGCGGCCTCAGTCTCGTTGAGAAAATGAAAAATCTGATATTTATCAGCGAAGAGCGTCTGGTGGAGAGATTTATCTATCTACCGGGTCAGATTGAGCTCTACAAGCGATACTTCTCTTTTGAGGCGAGCAGTCTTCACGAGATTCGAAAGAAATTTTCCCTGATCTTGCTCAATCAGCATTTCAGTCTCGGTCGAGTGCGATCGAATGTACCCAACCTGGTGGAGGTCGGCGGCATGCATCTCAGCCAGAAACCCGAACCTTTGAGTGCAGAGCTTCAGGGCTTTCTGGATGAGGCCGTGCATGGTGCGATCTACTTCTCAATGAATTCGGACATGCTGGATAAATGGTTGCCGCCCAACATGCAGAAGACGATGCTGAAGGCCTTTGCTCGGCTCAAGCAACGCGTTGTCTGGAGAACCACACTTCAGACACCGAATGAATCGAATAACTTGTACGTGAGACCGTGGCATCCACAGCGAGAGATCCTCAACCATCCGAATGTGAAGCTTTACATCACTCAGGGGGGACTTTTGTCCATCATTGAGGCGTCCTATTATGCTGTGCCCACGCTCTGCATTCCCATCTATTACGATCAGTTCAAGAATGCCGATCGATTGGAACGTTTGGGCATGGCCAAGACTCTTGATATTTATGCTCTGGACCTTGAGGAGGTCGTCGAAACGATTCACGAGCTTCTCAACAATGACAGCTATGCAAAAAACGCCAAAGAGCTGTCCATACGTTTCAACGATCAGCCCATGACTCCGATGGAGACGGCCATTTGGTGGACCGAGTACGTGCTGCGGCACAAGGGGGCCGATCATATGCGAATCGTTGAACAGGACATGTCCCTGATGCAGTACTACAGCGTGGACATATTCTCGGTGCTCTTCGGTCGCATTGGACTCACGGCCTTGATAGTGATCTTCTTGGGCTACACTGTGGTCACTATAGCTTTGAGGACCACCCAGTACCATCTCAGACTGAGTATACCTGTGGTAACCTAA